One part of the Bacteroidia bacterium genome encodes these proteins:
- a CDS encoding alpha-glucosidase, with amino-acid sequence MRTWWKEAVIYQIYPRSFKDNNNDGIGDLQGIIEKIPYLKELGVDIIWLSPIYQSPNDDNGYDISDYYNILPEFGSMEDFEEMLEKMHAAGLKLVMDLVVNHSSDEHQWFQESRKSTDNPYRDYYIWKAPTADGGPPNNWKSFFSGSAWEWDELSGEYYLHLYTRKQPDLNWENPKVRQEIYQLMRFWLDKGIDGFRMDVIPLISKDPEFRDKDWKSLGADFGEAYASGPRVHEFLQEMNREVLSKYDMVSIGEGIGVRSDNANKYVGADRNELSMVFHFGHMFIDHGELGRYYPRDFELHEFMGVFEEWEEALGDQGWGTIYLGNHDFPRAVSRFGQEGEYRELSAKMLATLLMTRKGTPTIYQGDEIGMQNTDFKMLEEYRDVEAFNAYQELVLEGDMPKETFLTAARTHGRDHARTPILWEDGPFGGFSEAKPWIKVSEDYPEINVQKSISDQNSVFYFYKKLMNLRKENFSWVYGKTEVLQELQAPLYGYYRKHEESTFLVLLNFSSEIQNIKLDLSNAELIIGNYGQLEEEQQVQGWESRVYRL; translated from the coding sequence ATGAGAACCTGGTGGAAAGAAGCGGTCATTTACCAGATCTATCCTCGAAGCTTCAAAGACAACAACAATGACGGAATTGGAGACCTGCAGGGAATCATCGAAAAGATTCCTTACCTCAAGGAACTGGGCGTAGATATCATTTGGCTTAGCCCCATTTATCAATCTCCCAATGATGATAATGGCTATGATATCAGCGATTACTACAACATCCTGCCAGAGTTTGGTAGTATGGAGGATTTTGAAGAAATGCTGGAGAAAATGCATGCAGCCGGCTTGAAGCTGGTCATGGATTTGGTTGTCAATCACAGTTCAGACGAACACCAATGGTTTCAGGAATCCCGAAAGTCAACAGATAATCCCTATAGGGACTACTATATATGGAAAGCGCCTACAGCAGATGGCGGCCCTCCCAATAACTGGAAATCTTTCTTTTCCGGAAGCGCATGGGAATGGGACGAATTAAGCGGAGAGTATTATCTACACCTGTATACCCGCAAACAACCTGATCTCAATTGGGAAAACCCCAAAGTTCGGCAAGAAATCTACCAGCTTATGCGTTTCTGGCTGGACAAGGGCATAGATGGTTTCCGCATGGATGTCATCCCGCTTATCAGCAAAGATCCCGAATTCAGGGATAAGGATTGGAAAAGCTTAGGAGCTGACTTCGGAGAGGCATATGCCAGTGGCCCAAGGGTACACGAATTTCTGCAGGAAATGAATCGGGAGGTACTTTCGAAATATGACATGGTCAGTATAGGAGAAGGTATTGGGGTTAGATCAGACAATGCCAACAAATATGTAGGGGCGGACAGAAATGAACTTAGCATGGTCTTTCATTTTGGCCATATGTTTATAGACCATGGAGAGTTAGGGCGGTATTATCCCAGAGATTTTGAGCTTCACGAATTTATGGGGGTATTTGAAGAATGGGAAGAAGCTTTGGGAGATCAGGGTTGGGGAACCATCTATTTGGGGAATCACGACTTCCCTCGTGCAGTTTCCCGTTTCGGGCAGGAAGGCGAATACCGTGAGCTTTCTGCAAAAATGCTCGCTACCTTGCTCATGACACGCAAAGGTACTCCGACCATTTACCAGGGAGATGAAATCGGCATGCAGAATACTGATTTCAAAATGCTGGAAGAATATAGAGATGTTGAAGCCTTTAATGCATACCAGGAACTGGTCCTTGAGGGAGACATGCCTAAAGAAACATTTCTGACGGCAGCCAGAACACATGGCCGTGATCATGCCAGGACCCCCATTCTCTGGGAGGATGGCCCATTTGGAGGGTTTAGTGAGGCAAAACCCTGGATAAAAGTTTCAGAAGACTATCCGGAGATCAATGTCCAAAAAAGCATCAGCGACCAAAACTCCGTTTTTTATTTCTATAAGAAGCTAATGAATCTGAGAAAGGAAAACTTTTCCTGGGTTTATGGAAAAACCGAAGTACTCCAGGAACTTCAAGCTCCTCTTTATGGATATTATCGAAAGCATGAGGAAAGCACTTTTTTAGTCCTGCTGAATTTCTCTTCCGAAATACAAAACATTAAACTCGATTTGAGTAATGCAGAATTGATCATTGGAAACTATGGTCAGCTAGAAGAAGAACAGCAAGTCCAAGGTTGGGAGTCCCGCGTTTACAGATTATAA
- a CDS encoding TonB-dependent receptor, translating to MNLKLRAGYIYLLLALSFGFLTESKAQDFRQQVRGKIFDELNKQELDAASIKLIQGNQELTTSSKKDGSFEFENVPVGRYILQVLKEGYAVYQIPDLVVNAGKELNLEIPLSFFSYSSDEIEISQYNSRKYNLSSVSTRVFTVEESQRFAATYYDPARLAANYPGVAVTADESNNLVIRGNSPNGVLWRLEGVDIVNPNHLTNAGTFTDRLTQSGGGTIILSNQLLSDSRIQTGAFDPQYGNALAGVFDMRLRKGNNKKHEFIIQPSLIGLDLSAEGPIGKGGSSYLVNYRYSTIGLFALMGLEVSPEDITYQDFAFNVSVPTEKAGTFTFFGMGGLSSNRFDAPREDSLIEENRDRFDVDFSSNMGAMGMTHRLNIGEKTLWKSVLAASAIDSKREENFVRTFSQTDPSTFDEIKQEKLSFTSSLSHRINSSFNLEEGFFLTRLGYNMNSEQYSLENPGSAAQLLARAEGTSLLFQPYVAAIYSPNSKLRLNAGLHAVYFGLNGSTAVEPRLNIDYQFSPKSRITAAYGLHSQLQLYGTYFTEFEGRSPNRELDFTKAHHGVIRFLQSLTEGLSLSVETYYQSLYNVPISQDPTSNFSALNLFEGYVTDSLVNEGSGRNYGIEVSLDQDLKNGFYYLVSGSIYESKYTGADGIERDSRFNGNYLFNAAAGKEFERNTSKGKNKIFGINLSLTYQGGFRDSPIDLLASQAAQRTVFDLSNPFSERFPDFFRTDLRLVFKRNKSGFTRTFALDILNLTNRANVAFRRYDLVSNSVVNKTSFGLLPLLSYRMEF from the coding sequence ATGAACCTAAAGTTAAGGGCTGGCTATATATACTTACTTCTTGCACTAAGCTTCGGTTTTCTAACTGAATCAAAGGCACAAGACTTTCGCCAGCAAGTCAGGGGAAAAATCTTTGATGAACTGAATAAGCAGGAACTGGATGCAGCAAGTATAAAGCTGATTCAGGGAAATCAGGAATTAACTACTTCCAGCAAGAAGGATGGCAGCTTTGAGTTTGAAAATGTACCGGTAGGCAGGTACATTTTGCAAGTCCTCAAAGAGGGCTATGCAGTCTATCAAATCCCGGACCTTGTAGTCAATGCGGGAAAAGAACTAAACCTGGAGATTCCCTTAAGTTTTTTCAGTTACAGTTCTGATGAAATCGAGATTTCCCAGTATAATTCCAGAAAGTATAATCTCAGCAGCGTAAGTACGCGGGTTTTCACCGTAGAAGAATCCCAAAGATTTGCAGCTACCTACTACGATCCTGCTCGTCTGGCAGCCAATTATCCCGGAGTAGCAGTTACGGCTGATGAATCTAATAATCTGGTGATCCGGGGTAATTCTCCTAATGGAGTCTTATGGCGCCTGGAAGGAGTAGATATTGTAAACCCTAACCATCTCACCAATGCTGGTACTTTTACCGATCGTCTCACCCAAAGCGGTGGGGGGACCATTATTCTAAGTAACCAGCTGCTTTCTGATTCTCGCATACAAACCGGGGCTTTTGATCCGCAATATGGAAATGCCCTTGCGGGAGTTTTTGATATGCGTTTGAGAAAGGGAAACAATAAAAAACATGAGTTTATCATCCAGCCCAGTTTGATTGGTTTAGATCTATCAGCAGAAGGCCCTATAGGAAAAGGTGGGAGCTCTTATCTCGTCAATTATCGTTATTCGACCATCGGTTTGTTTGCCCTCATGGGACTCGAGGTTTCTCCGGAAGACATCACCTATCAAGATTTCGCTTTCAATGTGAGTGTGCCTACCGAGAAAGCCGGAACCTTTACTTTCTTCGGAATGGGTGGATTGAGTAGCAATAGATTTGATGCTCCCAGAGAAGATAGTTTGATCGAAGAAAATCGCGATCGTTTTGATGTGGATTTTTCCTCCAACATGGGTGCTATGGGTATGACCCATCGCCTAAATATCGGAGAAAAAACGCTCTGGAAAAGTGTACTTGCAGCCTCAGCAATTGATAGCAAGCGAGAAGAAAATTTTGTTCGCACATTCAGCCAGACAGATCCTTCCACTTTTGATGAAATCAAGCAGGAGAAACTTTCTTTCACCTCCAGCCTCTCTCACAGAATTAATTCCAGTTTTAATCTTGAAGAAGGATTTTTCCTGACACGCCTGGGATACAACATGAATAGTGAACAGTATTCTTTGGAAAATCCAGGATCAGCCGCTCAATTATTGGCCCGAGCAGAAGGAACTTCCCTCCTGTTTCAGCCCTATGTTGCCGCCATCTATTCGCCCAATAGCAAATTGCGTCTAAATGCTGGTCTTCATGCGGTGTATTTCGGCCTCAACGGAAGTACAGCTGTAGAACCCCGACTTAATATAGACTATCAATTCTCTCCCAAATCCAGAATTACAGCGGCCTATGGACTTCATAGCCAATTGCAATTATATGGGACATATTTCACAGAATTTGAAGGTAGATCTCCCAATAGAGAACTGGACTTTACCAAAGCTCACCATGGAGTAATCCGTTTCCTTCAAAGCCTGACTGAGGGTCTTTCTTTGAGTGTGGAAACCTATTACCAATCCCTGTATAATGTCCCGATCTCACAGGATCCGACAAGTAATTTCTCTGCCCTCAATCTTTTCGAAGGTTATGTAACTGATTCTCTCGTAAATGAAGGAAGCGGCAGAAATTATGGGATTGAAGTAAGCCTGGATCAAGACTTGAAAAATGGTTTTTACTATCTGGTAAGTGGCTCGATATATGAGTCTAAATATACCGGAGCAGATGGAATTGAAAGGGATAGTCGCTTCAATGGAAACTACCTTTTTAATGCAGCTGCCGGGAAAGAGTTTGAACGAAATACCTCCAAAGGAAAAAATAAAATATTCGGAATCAATCTCAGCCTGACCTATCAGGGAGGTTTCCGGGATTCTCCTATTGATCTGCTAGCCTCTCAAGCTGCGCAAAGAACAGTCTTTGATTTGAGCAATCCTTTTAGTGAAAGATTTCCCGATTTCTTTAGAACAGATTTGCGACTGGTATTTAAAAGGAATAAATCCGGCTTTACCCGGACGTTCGCCCTCGATATCCTCAATCTTACCAATCGGGCAAATGTGGCCTTTCGGAGATATGACTTGGTAAGTAATAGTGTAGTTAATAAAACCAGTTTTGGTTTACTGCCTTTGCTTAGTTATCGGATGGAATTCTAA
- a CDS encoding transmembrane 220 family protein, which translates to MWNLNKIIKLTLSGLFILFAYFQLNDPGDSTLWIAIYLILSALYGFAAFDKYNRIVLAACMLGLLGGVVYLFPSMIEFFTNDDGIGLAQTMNNDFPYIEEARECGGLLIGFLAIGYLWRESGKSIA; encoded by the coding sequence ATGTGGAACCTCAATAAAATCATCAAACTAACTCTCTCAGGACTTTTTATTCTCTTTGCATATTTCCAGTTGAATGATCCCGGGGATTCGACCCTTTGGATCGCCATTTACCTCATCTTATCTGCCCTCTATGGCTTCGCAGCTTTTGATAAATACAATCGAATTGTATTGGCTGCCTGTATGCTAGGCTTATTGGGAGGGGTTGTATACCTCTTTCCCAGCATGATTGAGTTTTTCACCAATGATGATGGCATAGGACTGGCGCAAACTATGAACAATGATTTTCCTTATATCGAAGAAGCCCGGGAATGTGGGGGCTTGTTAATTGGGTTTTTGGCGATTGGCTATTTGTGGAGAGAATCCGGAAAAAGTATAGCATAA
- a CDS encoding CHY zinc finger protein translates to MSKKSTHSFSEILIGGQRVQGLELDSQSRCVHWNSELDIVALRMPEDEAFYACYECYEAIHHTLPPRWKKEDFEEAKSILCGQCGTVMSVRTYLDSKNHCPSCKSSFNPGCAKHYHFYFE, encoded by the coding sequence ATGTCTAAAAAGTCCACACATTCATTCTCAGAGATTCTTATTGGAGGCCAAAGGGTACAGGGCCTTGAACTCGATTCCCAAAGCAGATGTGTGCATTGGAATAGCGAACTTGATATCGTTGCCCTGAGGATGCCCGAGGATGAGGCATTTTATGCCTGCTATGAATGCTATGAAGCCATTCATCATACACTTCCTCCTCGATGGAAGAAAGAGGATTTTGAGGAAGCCAAATCCATCTTATGTGGTCAATGCGGAACTGTCATGAGTGTCCGCACCTACCTCGATTCAAAAAATCACTGTCCTTCTTGTAAGAGTTCCTTCAATCCCGGATGTGCGAAACATTACCATTTTTACTTCGAATAG
- a CDS encoding DUF4395 family protein produces MEKKLISESRKKRFEVQGITGFSIETLSELKYGIRFAFQLCVSLVLIGLLTKSYILLIAMNLVAIGGSIFSRHPFDYLFNHILSPLIKKPAVPQRSPQLRFACIMASFSLAGIISLFYLQMDTAAYLLGASLVLVGGLVSTTDICIPSHIYNALFLKSKSPKAVKSGNLF; encoded by the coding sequence ATGGAAAAGAAATTAATTTCAGAAAGTAGAAAAAAGAGATTTGAAGTTCAGGGAATCACAGGCTTTAGTATAGAGACATTGAGTGAATTGAAATACGGGATACGCTTTGCATTTCAACTCTGCGTTTCCCTCGTTTTGATCGGCTTGCTCACGAAAAGTTATATTCTGCTCATTGCCATGAATTTGGTTGCAATTGGAGGTTCTATTTTTTCAAGACATCCCTTCGACTATCTGTTCAATCACATCCTTAGCCCCCTTATTAAAAAGCCAGCCGTTCCCCAAAGATCCCCTCAACTTCGATTTGCCTGTATCATGGCCAGTTTCTCCTTAGCGGGAATCATAAGTCTGTTTTATCTGCAAATGGATACTGCTGCATATCTCCTGGGAGCAAGCCTTGTTTTGGTAGGAGGATTGGTAAGTACGACTGATATTTGTATTCCTTCCCATATTTATAATGCTTTATTTCTGAAAAGTAAAAGCCCCAAAGCTGTAAAATCAGGAAATCTGTTTTAG
- the miaA gene encoding tRNA (adenosine(37)-N6)-dimethylallyltransferase MiaA, which produces MKYVICIIGPTAVGKSALSLELADRLKAEIISSDSRQMYRYLDIGTAKASEEELGKTPHHFINNLDPDQAYNAADFEKEAENRIKDLHKSSDVAIVVGGSTLYMDALWYGFDEMPEIDPEVRRRLMQEHKEQGLGKLLKELEAVDPLSYEKIDQQNHARVIRALEVYRSSGKPISFYRKGKKAKKTPWTYIKIGLTDERKPLYKRIDKRVLEMIEAGLEDEVKSLLKTYGSKAPALQSIGYSEMISYLEGEIDLAEAIRLIQRNSRRYAKRQFTWFRRYEDIQWFEAGQFEEIWKWLQIEMEN; this is translated from the coding sequence GTGAAATATGTCATCTGTATTATCGGTCCTACAGCCGTAGGAAAGTCGGCCTTATCCCTGGAACTGGCTGATCGGCTGAAGGCGGAAATCATATCCTCTGATTCGAGGCAGATGTATCGCTACCTGGATATTGGTACGGCTAAGGCAAGTGAAGAAGAGCTTGGCAAAACCCCACATCATTTTATAAATAATCTTGATCCCGATCAGGCTTACAATGCTGCTGATTTCGAAAAAGAAGCAGAAAACCGGATAAAAGACCTCCACAAAAGTTCTGATGTAGCAATAGTCGTGGGAGGTTCTACCCTTTATATGGATGCTTTGTGGTATGGCTTTGATGAAATGCCGGAAATAGATCCGGAGGTTAGGAGAAGGCTTATGCAGGAGCACAAGGAGCAGGGTTTAGGGAAATTGCTCAAAGAATTGGAGGCAGTCGATCCTTTGAGCTATGAGAAAATTGACCAGCAGAACCACGCGAGAGTCATACGGGCACTTGAGGTATATAGGAGTAGTGGAAAGCCCATTTCCTTTTATCGCAAAGGAAAGAAAGCCAAAAAGACTCCCTGGACATATATAAAGATCGGTTTGACGGATGAAAGGAAACCTCTGTACAAACGGATAGATAAGCGGGTCCTCGAAATGATTGAGGCAGGATTGGAAGACGAAGTCAAAAGTTTGCTCAAAACATATGGTTCAAAAGCTCCTGCTTTGCAATCGATTGGTTATTCAGAAATGATCTCCTATTTAGAAGGAGAAATAGATCTAGCTGAAGCCATACGCCTGATCCAGCGCAATTCCCGAAGATATGCAAAACGACAATTTACCTGGTTCAGAAGGTATGAGGATATTCAATGGTTTGAGGCCGGACAATTTGAAGAAATTTGGAAGTGGCTGCAAATAGAAATGGAGAATTAA
- a CDS encoding nuclear transport factor 2 family protein, which translates to MIQTIEKWHQCMSSRDMSILDELLDEEVVFHSPVVWTPQKGKKMTTFYLMAADQVLGGGHFSYQKEIIGERQACLEFESKIGDTVVNGVDIISWNEEGKITEFKVMVRPLQAVNAIWKSMQMMLENMGYKK; encoded by the coding sequence ATGATACAAACCATCGAAAAGTGGCACCAATGCATGTCCAGTAGAGATATGAGCATCCTGGACGAATTATTGGACGAAGAAGTGGTCTTCCATTCTCCCGTTGTGTGGACTCCTCAGAAAGGAAAGAAGATGACCACTTTCTATCTCATGGCAGCGGATCAGGTACTCGGCGGGGGACACTTTAGCTATCAAAAAGAAATAATTGGTGAAAGACAGGCTTGCCTCGAATTTGAGTCTAAAATAGGAGATACCGTTGTCAATGGGGTGGATATTATCAGCTGGAATGAGGAAGGTAAAATCACCGAATTCAAAGTCATGGTCAGACCTCTTCAGGCAGTGAATGCCATTTGGAAATCCATGCAGATGATGCTGGAGAATATGGGCTATAAAAAATAA
- a CDS encoding TonB-dependent receptor yields MRYISTKLITCLFFSVLPWLLPAQTDTLQLKVVEIEAINIRTDTEARNQKVWNHQALKELGYTNLAELLSAETGSFIKSYGQGSLATSSIRGGSAGQSLILWNGLPISSPMLGQLDLSLLPLNNSESIQFQKGGNSALWGSGAIGGLVSLQNQAEFENKLLIDAFSKIGSFGRFEQNLQLGLGNRQFQSRSKVSYLEAKNDFSYFLADGLPERVQTNASIQVRSLQQDLYWKPSPKHQLSLNFWTQDAHREIPPTNVQNRSEAHQEDNFIRSHLSWKYVGKKSLYEAKAAYFDEELNYFNDLIGLESRSHFKTLSGEISGQWSLSPTHRLHAGSTLRHTRAWSGGYQFIPDELRNAAFVSWLWQVKRLRIQSSLRQEIVDGKAVPLLPILDLSYQLLPAWSIRGKVSKNYRLPTFNDRYWAPGGNPDLLPESGWSGELGIGTEKKNAFWQLTVDLTAFNRRIDNWIMWGIAEGQSFWSANNITRVWSRGLEPRIGISHQRKEISISAHLAYDYILSTSQAAIEAPRIPLGSQLFYTPVHQAQARVSFAWKSFSLRYTHLYTGKTTGINENPPSFQLGNVHLQFLRKRKSGNYLIFFQINNIWDLDYQVIERRPMPGIHYQMGINFTLNKNQSK; encoded by the coding sequence ATGAGATACATCTCTACGAAACTCATAACATGTTTATTTTTTTCTGTGCTGCCCTGGCTTTTGCCTGCACAAACAGATACCCTGCAACTAAAAGTCGTAGAGATAGAAGCTATCAATATCCGAACAGATACGGAGGCAAGAAATCAAAAAGTCTGGAATCATCAGGCTCTCAAAGAGCTAGGCTATACTAATCTCGCTGAATTACTCTCTGCTGAAACAGGCAGTTTTATCAAAAGCTATGGACAAGGCAGTTTGGCTACCTCTTCTATCCGTGGGGGAAGCGCCGGACAAAGCCTGATCTTATGGAATGGCCTGCCTATAAGCAGTCCTATGTTGGGGCAATTGGACCTTTCTCTTCTCCCCCTCAACAACAGTGAATCTATCCAATTCCAAAAAGGAGGGAACTCGGCTCTTTGGGGAAGTGGTGCAATTGGAGGCCTGGTTTCTCTTCAAAATCAAGCTGAATTCGAGAACAAATTGCTCATCGATGCATTCTCCAAAATTGGAAGCTTTGGACGCTTTGAGCAGAACCTCCAATTGGGACTAGGCAACAGGCAATTTCAAAGCCGGAGCAAAGTCAGCTATCTGGAAGCGAAAAATGACTTTTCGTATTTCCTTGCGGATGGTTTACCTGAGCGTGTTCAGACCAATGCCAGCATTCAGGTCCGAAGTTTACAACAGGATTTGTACTGGAAACCCTCTCCCAAGCATCAACTCAGCCTGAATTTCTGGACACAGGATGCTCATCGGGAGATTCCTCCAACCAACGTACAAAACCGAAGTGAGGCACATCAGGAAGACAACTTCATACGTAGTCATTTGTCCTGGAAGTATGTAGGCAAAAAAAGCCTTTATGAAGCAAAAGCTGCCTATTTCGATGAAGAGCTCAATTACTTTAATGACTTAATAGGGCTTGAATCCAGAAGTCATTTCAAGACCCTGAGCGGTGAGATAAGTGGCCAATGGAGCCTTAGTCCGACACATCGATTGCATGCAGGAAGCACCCTTCGCCATACACGGGCCTGGTCCGGCGGTTACCAATTCATTCCTGACGAATTGAGAAATGCGGCTTTTGTATCCTGGTTGTGGCAAGTCAAGCGTTTGCGGATTCAAAGTAGCTTAAGGCAGGAAATCGTAGATGGCAAAGCAGTTCCCTTACTTCCGATCCTGGATCTCAGCTACCAGTTGTTGCCAGCCTGGTCCATTCGCGGAAAAGTAAGTAAGAATTATCGTCTACCAACCTTCAATGATCGCTATTGGGCGCCGGGAGGCAATCCTGATCTATTGCCAGAATCCGGATGGAGTGGAGAATTGGGAATCGGGACGGAAAAGAAAAATGCTTTTTGGCAACTGACTGTGGACCTGACGGCATTTAACAGAAGGATAGATAATTGGATCATGTGGGGAATTGCTGAAGGTCAAAGTTTTTGGTCGGCCAATAACATCACCCGGGTATGGAGCCGGGGATTGGAACCCAGGATAGGGATCAGTCATCAGAGAAAGGAAATCAGTATAAGTGCTCACTTGGCATATGATTATATCCTATCAACCAGCCAGGCAGCGATTGAGGCTCCAAGAATCCCTCTGGGATCTCAGCTGTTTTATACTCCGGTTCACCAGGCTCAGGCAAGAGTCAGTTTTGCCTGGAAAAGTTTCAGCTTACGATATACACATTTATACACAGGAAAAACTACGGGAATCAATGAGAACCCTCCCTCCTTTCAATTGGGGAATGTACACCTCCAGTTTTTAAGAAAAAGGAAGTCGGGGAATTATCTCATTTTTTTCCAGATCAATAATATCTGGGACCTGGATTATCAGGTAATAGAAAGGCGCCCTATGCCGGGTATCCATTACCAGATGGGAATCAATTTCACACTCAATAAGAATCAATCGAAATGA
- a CDS encoding DUF4465 domain-containing protein: MKQIFTISLLLISSLLGAQNTSDFENFTVAADSFLNGSDGITTFSDGFISMSVDYNEAWMSWEGWSISNSTDTSTMGFMNQYSAIPGMGADSSSNYAVSFRFGQANILRLENDAAGKEVAGLMVTNGTYPYLSMLNGDSFAKKFGGVTGDDPDFFLLTIKAYKDGVLSTDSVDFYLADYRFSDNSQDYIVDEWTFVDLSSLGQVDSLSFGLSSSDTGAAGMNTPGYFCIDNVQTEDAATGIFGNREELAFSFYPNPSSELIKIQGMEGKSAHYSIYDLSGREIVSEESLAFDQQFSVNNLQPGYYLLKMRAGNKLGTEVFIKK; encoded by the coding sequence ATGAAACAGATTTTTACCATTTCTTTACTCCTAATTTCTAGTTTATTAGGAGCCCAAAACACTTCAGATTTTGAGAATTTCACGGTGGCAGCGGATTCCTTCCTTAATGGAAGTGATGGGATCACTACTTTTAGCGATGGCTTTATTTCTATGTCGGTAGACTATAATGAAGCCTGGATGTCCTGGGAAGGTTGGTCTATTTCCAATAGCACCGATACCTCGACTATGGGATTTATGAATCAGTATAGTGCTATTCCTGGAATGGGAGCTGATTCTTCCAGCAATTATGCCGTTTCATTCAGGTTCGGGCAAGCCAATATACTGAGACTAGAAAATGATGCAGCGGGAAAAGAAGTTGCAGGACTGATGGTTACCAATGGAACTTATCCTTATTTGAGTATGCTCAATGGAGATAGTTTCGCCAAAAAATTTGGCGGGGTAACTGGAGATGATCCGGATTTTTTCCTCCTCACCATCAAAGCTTATAAAGACGGAGTCCTGAGTACAGATAGTGTAGATTTCTATTTGGCGGACTATAGATTTTCTGATAATAGCCAGGATTATATAGTTGATGAATGGACCTTTGTTGATTTGAGTTCATTAGGGCAAGTGGATAGCCTGTCCTTTGGCCTAAGCTCTAGTGATACAGGAGCAGCTGGAATGAATACTCCAGGATATTTCTGTATTGATAATGTACAGACGGAAGATGCCGCCACGGGAATTTTTGGAAATCGTGAAGAATTGGCTTTTAGTTTCTACCCTAACCCGAGTTCAGAACTCATCAAAATTCAGGGCATGGAAGGAAAAAGCGCTCATTATTCAATTTATGATCTGAGTGGCAGGGAAATAGTTTCAGAGGAAAGCTTGGCCTTTGACCAGCAATTCTCGGTAAATAATCTGCAGCCCGGATATTACCTCTTGAAAATGAGAGCAGGTAATAAACTTGGAACAGAAGTATTTATCAAAAAATAA